One genomic segment of Aquipluma nitroreducens includes these proteins:
- a CDS encoding glycoside hydrolase family 53 protein has product MKTLPTQIIAFFLSIILLAGCSKDAPSQNPPATNNSFAKGADISWLPQMEASGYKFYSDNGKEEDCFQILKDHGINSIRLRTFVNPSDDPASGHCSKEETVAMAVRAQKFGMKVMIDFHYSDTWADPSKQVKPKAWEGHDFPTLLNDLYTYTFDVMSALKAAGVSPEWVQVGNEIPGGMVYPEGSSTNWPQLAQLINKGYEAIKTVSPQSKVILHVDQGNNNDRFRWWFDAAKANGAKYDIIGLSYYPYWLEGKPDYSLSIVDLAKNMNDMVSRYGKEVMVVEVGGEDTKVQNTYDMLIAVQKKVLEVPNNKGLGVFYWEPEGARSWSHYALSAWGDDGKPTKALDAFLWKDN; this is encoded by the coding sequence TTGAAAACTTTACCAACCCAAATAATCGCTTTTTTTCTTTCCATCATCTTGTTAGCAGGATGCAGCAAAGATGCGCCATCGCAGAATCCTCCTGCGACAAATAATTCTTTCGCTAAGGGAGCCGACATCAGCTGGCTACCACAAATGGAAGCCTCCGGGTACAAGTTTTACAGCGATAACGGGAAGGAAGAAGATTGTTTCCAGATTTTGAAAGATCACGGAATCAATTCCATCAGGCTACGAACATTCGTCAATCCTTCGGATGACCCGGCTAGTGGCCATTGCAGCAAAGAGGAAACAGTTGCAATGGCTGTTCGCGCCCAGAAATTTGGAATGAAGGTGATGATCGACTTTCATTACAGCGATACTTGGGCCGATCCCAGTAAACAAGTAAAACCCAAAGCCTGGGAAGGTCACGACTTCCCTACCCTTCTGAACGATCTTTATACTTACACTTTTGATGTGATGAGTGCCTTGAAAGCTGCCGGAGTTTCACCCGAATGGGTTCAGGTGGGAAACGAAATTCCAGGCGGAATGGTTTATCCGGAAGGAAGTTCAACGAACTGGCCGCAACTGGCTCAACTGATTAACAAGGGTTACGAGGCTATCAAAACAGTTAGCCCGCAATCGAAAGTCATTCTGCATGTCGATCAGGGAAACAACAACGACAGGTTCCGTTGGTGGTTCGATGCTGCCAAAGCAAACGGAGCAAAATACGACATCATTGGCTTATCTTATTATCCATATTGGCTCGAAGGAAAACCAGATTATTCCTTATCAATAGTTGACCTCGCAAAAAACATGAACGACATGGTTTCGCGTTACGGGAAAGAAGTAATGGTGGTTGAAGTGGGTGGCGAAGACACTAAAGTTCAAAACACTTACGACATGCTGATTGCCGTTCAAAAAAAAGTACTGGAAGTACCCAACAACAAAGGTCTGGGTGTGTTTTACTGGGAACCAGAAGGAGCCCGGAGTTGGAGCCATTACGCATTGAGCGCATGGGGCGACGACGGGAAACCCACAAAAGCCCTGGATGCATTTCTCTGGAAGGACAATTAA
- a CDS encoding carboxypeptidase-like regulatory domain-containing protein encodes MKTKDRSIQKNRIIKITILAFVFLILNTGFIFAREKKVKEKKAAPKFGILTGFVVDDEFNEPLEKAVITIPGTLISVLTDQQGKYTLKMKGGDYFMEVNYPGYFRKQYNMSVSDGITTPMFIIKLQANAVGRTLQHKITSFENKHQFPQSLENFTTWQTTEQTGHQEFNEIFRTIPSVNLLSNGSGFNDSGIGFRGNDDTHTSYTFNGILLNNPETGRVNSSMLSGMTDWAGQIQVVSGQATNLQSQTNSGGLVNVLSIAPHEKAGADIFVVYGNEGFLKTSATVHSGLSKKGLASSFQISRTAGNGLAQNTAFEQYGLSLNIQKEFNQSHTLVLNLNGIIQQHDRNFPDSIGAYNRYGTKHNPDWGYLNNKPLSVSTNYGRSPMVSLTHDWHPRVKTHIITQVYAQFDRSALLSLGGQLLNQSINTLARDTLGHIAFDQVLEWNKGQNVGGMGVFRLPDASGKFINSETSGISVLSNISSETRLGLRTIVTRNINKQTDFSSSINLEDYRANHFGAINNLIGADGFTSYSDVNRAEGFPVENLFQSKFLTKYNSPDKTGYFYLSGIQTGGVSVRLNHQASRLNWYIAGSASMQNIVRTDYFNYLNTDPKRKTESTLLPGGHAQTGFNFKPWKYHSIHLNLTYGSYQPLFTTLFPTGNNWKNDGAKNEQVFDAEFGYTIFSRRLKVEALAYRSQISSRSMVRYANLTGNDAFGVVNNIAEVHQGVELKSSYKLTKNFQINLNGSLGDWKYAKDAQATIYNATKEITAENELWLNGLRVANTPQLSLFAEAEYRWMHNFYVRLNYYRAEQIYTPFGLYDFKELAARSDYKQAQIPKYDLIGFSGNYLLQLKKSLILNLIFGGQNLLDTEYIEQSSTNIPEGSSGYTSNQVYYGMGRTWFAGIKVQF; translated from the coding sequence ATGAAAACAAAAGACAGATCTATTCAGAAAAACAGAATCATCAAAATAACAATACTCGCGTTTGTATTTTTAATATTGAACACCGGATTTATATTTGCGCGTGAAAAAAAAGTCAAGGAGAAAAAAGCGGCTCCAAAGTTTGGCATACTTACCGGTTTTGTTGTCGACGATGAATTTAACGAACCGCTCGAAAAAGCTGTCATCACCATTCCCGGAACTTTAATCAGCGTGTTAACCGATCAACAGGGCAAGTACACACTGAAAATGAAAGGTGGCGATTATTTCATGGAAGTGAATTATCCCGGATATTTCAGAAAGCAATACAACATGTCGGTTTCCGATGGCATCACCACCCCCATGTTCATTATCAAGCTCCAGGCCAATGCCGTTGGACGAACCTTGCAGCACAAAATCACCTCTTTCGAAAACAAACACCAGTTTCCGCAAAGCCTCGAAAATTTTACAACCTGGCAGACAACAGAACAAACAGGCCATCAGGAATTCAATGAAATCTTCCGAACAATCCCATCAGTGAACCTTTTAAGCAACGGTAGCGGATTTAACGACTCCGGAATTGGCTTCCGGGGAAATGATGACACACACACTTCATATACTTTCAATGGCATTTTGCTAAATAATCCTGAAACCGGCCGCGTAAATTCTTCAATGCTTTCGGGCATGACCGACTGGGCCGGTCAAATTCAGGTGGTAAGTGGGCAGGCAACCAATCTTCAAAGCCAAACCAATTCAGGAGGATTGGTAAATGTATTATCGATTGCGCCACACGAAAAAGCTGGAGCCGACATTTTTGTCGTTTATGGGAACGAAGGGTTCCTGAAAACTTCGGCAACTGTTCATTCCGGATTATCGAAAAAAGGACTGGCTTCATCCTTCCAAATTTCGCGGACAGCGGGAAACGGATTGGCTCAAAACACCGCTTTCGAACAATATGGATTATCATTGAATATTCAAAAAGAATTCAATCAGTCCCATACATTGGTTTTAAACCTAAACGGAATTATACAGCAGCACGACCGGAATTTTCCGGATTCGATTGGTGCCTATAACCGCTACGGAACAAAGCACAATCCGGATTGGGGCTACCTGAACAATAAACCACTTTCGGTGAGCACTAATTACGGGCGCAGCCCGATGGTTAGTTTAACTCACGATTGGCACCCACGCGTTAAAACTCACATCATCACTCAGGTTTATGCTCAATTCGACCGTTCGGCCCTACTTTCACTTGGAGGACAATTACTCAATCAATCCATCAACACATTGGCTCGGGATACCCTTGGTCATATTGCCTTTGATCAGGTTTTGGAATGGAATAAGGGTCAAAATGTAGGCGGAATGGGCGTCTTTCGTCTTCCTGATGCCAGTGGTAAATTTATAAATTCCGAAACTTCAGGAATATCGGTTCTTTCAAACATTAGCAGTGAAACGCGTCTGGGATTGCGCACCATCGTCACCCGAAACATCAATAAACAAACTGATTTTAGCAGCAGCATCAACCTCGAAGATTACCGTGCCAATCACTTTGGGGCAATAAATAATTTAATTGGAGCCGACGGTTTTACGAGCTACTCCGACGTAAACCGAGCCGAGGGTTTTCCGGTTGAAAATCTGTTTCAATCCAAATTCCTGACCAAGTACAATTCGCCCGACAAAACTGGGTACTTCTATCTGTCCGGAATTCAAACCGGAGGAGTATCGGTTCGCTTAAACCACCAGGCTTCCCGATTAAACTGGTATATTGCAGGATCGGCTTCCATGCAAAATATCGTCCGGACTGATTATTTCAACTATTTGAATACTGATCCTAAGCGAAAAACTGAATCAACTCTTTTACCCGGCGGACATGCACAAACCGGGTTCAATTTTAAACCTTGGAAATACCATTCCATTCATTTGAACTTAACTTACGGTTCGTATCAACCACTATTTACTACACTTTTCCCCACAGGAAATAACTGGAAAAATGATGGAGCTAAAAACGAACAGGTTTTCGATGCAGAGTTTGGATACACCATTTTCAGTCGAAGGCTCAAAGTGGAAGCTTTGGCTTACCGTTCTCAAATTTCAAGCCGGTCGATGGTCAGATATGCCAATCTGACTGGAAATGATGCCTTTGGAGTAGTAAACAACATAGCGGAAGTACACCAGGGTGTTGAGCTGAAATCGTCGTACAAACTCACCAAGAATTTTCAAATAAACCTGAATGGCTCGCTGGGCGATTGGAAATATGCCAAAGATGCACAAGCTACCATCTACAATGCAACTAAAGAAATTACAGCTGAAAATGAATTATGGCTAAATGGGTTGCGCGTGGCAAATACACCTCAACTGAGCCTGTTTGCCGAAGCCGAATACCGTTGGATGCACAACTTCTATGTCAGACTAAATTATTACCGTGCCGAACAAATTTACACCCCATTCGGACTTTACGATTTTAAGGAACTAGCTGCTCGAAGCGACTATAAACAAGCTCAAATTCCGAAATACGATTTGATTGGATTCAGTGGAAATTATTTGCTACAACTCAAGAAGTCGCTTATATTGAACCTAATCTTTGGCGGACAGAATCTGTTGGATACCGAATACATCGAACAGTCATCAACCAATATTCCCGAAGGAAGTTCAGGCTACACCAGCAATCAGGTCTATTATGGCATGGGACGAACCTGGTTTGCCGGAATAAAGGTTCAGTTTTAA